The region ACGGTTTGGAAGTGGCCCAGGTAGTGGTGGGCTCAGTCCGGGGTATCAAACCCTACGGTGCTTTCATCGATATCGGTGGTGTCAGCGGTCTGTTGCACATTTCTGAAATTTCCCACGACCACATCGATACTCCCCACAGCGTCTTTAATGTCAATGATGAAATTAAGGTGATGATCATTGACCTAGATGCGGAACGGGGTCGTATTTCCCTGTCCACTAAGCAGTTGGAGCCGGAACCCGGTGCCATGCTAAAAGACCGGGATTTGGTCAACGAAAAAGCTGACGAGATGGCCGAGATTTTCCGGCAGAAACGTTTGGCGGAAGCCCAGGGCATTCCCTATGAGCCCCCCGCCTCCGTTGATGACACCGACGCCAACGATAACGATGAGGAAGATGAGTCCCTGGCTGTCAGCGCTGTGGATGAGTAATTGATCCCGTTGGTATTCCAATCGTCAGCAGAAATTCAATGATTTTCTGCTCATAAATCAATAACCCTGAGCTATTTTGGCCCAGGGCTTTTTATTGCACGTTGGTAAATAATGAGGACTTTGTTCTTGTCATCCTCAGTCCATCCCAAATCAATCAATTTCCGACGGCCACCGTTCCTCCAGTTGACCTCCATTAACTTTAATGATCTGGGACGATCGCCGCCAGCGGTCATCAAAACGATTTAAGTGGGTGGTGGTAATAAGGGTTTGAAAGCGATCTTCAATGGCCATCAACAATTGCCCCTGGCGATCAAGGTCCAACTCCGCCAAGACATCATCCAATAACAACAGGGGCGGCTCCCCAATTACCGTTTCAATTAAACTTAATTCAGCCAATTTCAATGCCAGCACCAAGGTTCGTTGTTGTCCCTGGGAGCCATAGGTTCTGGCCGGGGTTTCATCAATGGCAAACCCCACTTCGTCTCGATGGGGCCCCACCACCGTTGCCCCCAGATGCAATTCTGCCGATCGCCGTTGGGCCAATCTTGCCAAAAAAGCCTGGTGTACTATTTCCGGTTCATCCCCTTCCCAGATCACATTGGGTTGATAGGTCACAGTGAGGGTCTCATTGCCGCCGCTAATGCGCCCATGCCACTCCTGGGCCAAGGGAGCTAGCCGGGCCAAACCCCTCGCCCGACGGCGGGCTACCCTAGTCCCCATTTCCACCAATTGCTGATCCCAGAGTTTCAAAGAAGCAGTTAATTCTTCCCCCAAAGCTAGACCGGTTTCCCACTGCTGTCGGAGGCTTTTTAGTAAAGCATTGCGTTGTTTAACAATATGTTGGTATTGAGCTAAAATGTGGGCATAGAGGGGTTCTAGTTGAGTTAATAAAGTATCTAGCCACTGGCGACGACAGTCCGGTGCGCCTCTGACCAAATCTAAATCTAAACAGGAAAATTCCACTGCATTTAAGCAACCCAAAAAATCTAACTGGCGGCGGCATTGGTTTTGGTTAATGCGTAGATTACGCCTGCCTGATCGCCGTAGGCCAATTTCTAATTCTGCCACACTGTACTGTCTTTCCAGTAAAGCTTTAATTTGGCCACTGGCCGCCCCATCCAACACCAATTCCTGGTCCCGGCTAGTACGATGACTTTTGAGGGTTGCTAATAGTTCTACTGCTTCCAATAAGTTAGATTTACCCTGGGCATTATTGCCCACCAAAATGGTTTTTTGAGCAGAAAATTCCACCTCCTCTTCCAGGTAATTGCGAAAGGCCCGTAAATAAAGTTTTTTCAGGTACATTTTTTTACTCAACGGGGCAAAAATCAGCAACCTTTGCCGGTCTAGGAAGCAAACTGTTGGGCATGGAAACGGGCATAACGACCTTGGTGGGCCATCAATTCTTGATGACTACCCATTTCAACAATTTCCCCTCGTTCCAACACCACAATGCGGGTGGCCTTACGCACCGTAGCCAAGCGATGGGCAATAACAAACACAGTCCGTTGTTGAACAATGCGCTCTAAAGCTTCCTGCACCAGCGCTTCCGATTCCGAATCCAACGCCGAAGTAGCCTCATCTAAAATTAAAATGCTGGGATTGCGTAAAATCGCTCTGGCGATGGCAATGCGCTGACGTTGCCCTCCTGAAAGGGTGACCCCCCGCTCCCCCACATAGGTGTAATATCCCTGGCTCAACTCTGTAATGAACTGGTGGGCATTGGCGATGCAAGCCGCTTCCTCAATGGCTTTTAGGTCTAAATCAGTTTTGCCAAAGGCAATATTCTGGGCGATCGTGCCTGAAAAAAGAATATTTTCCTGGGGCACAATGGCAATTTGCCCCCGTAAACTTTTCAGGGTGATTCTATCAATGACGTGGCCATCAATGCGTAAACAACCCCCCGTGACGTCGTGGAGCCGCATCAATAGGTTCACCAAGGTACTCTTACCGGCCCCGGAAGCCCCCACCAAAGCGATCATTTCCCCTGGCTGGGCCTGTAAATTAATTCCACTCAAAACCGGTTTATCTTCTATGTAGGCAAAATCGACGTTTTCATAATGCACCGCTCCCTGGAGGTGGTCGATGGGCACGGCAGTGGGGCTATCTTCCACCGAAGGTTGCAGAGCAAAAATTTCAAAAATACGGTCAACGGAAGCTTCCCCCTGTTTGAACAAATTGTAATTGCTGGTGATGTGGCTAATGGGATCAATCAACATCGCTACCCCAGTGACGTAGCTAATAAATTCAATGCCAGTTAAGTTACCGAGGGAAATTTGCCAAGCCGCCAGGCAAAATAACACCACTACCCCCATGGCTTCCAAAAAACCCACCACCACAAACTGCAATGCCTTCATGCGTTCGGCCAAAAACTGCGATCGCCGATGTTGCTGGGCCTCTTCCCGAAACAAATCTAACTGGTAATCCTCGGCAGCAAAAGCTTTAACTAAACGGATGGCCCCCAACGTTTCCGTCAATAAAGAAGACAGATTAGAAATGCGGGTTTGACTACGGCGACTGAACTTTAACAACTGTTCCCCAAAAAAGCCGATTAGCACCGCCATTAGGGGGGCAATGACCAGCACCGCACAGGTAAGGGCCCAGTTGAGGTAGAACATGTAACCGAACACCACCACCAATTGCAACGCCGAAGGGACAAAATCGTGGAATAACTTATTCACCACTTCGCCGATGCGGTCAATGTCTTCTGTGAGTCGATAGGATAGGTCCCCTGTTTTTGCTTCCTCAAAATAGCTCAGGCTTAGCCGTTGCAGATGGGCATAGGTCTGCTCCCGCAGAGTCAATGCCATATTTAGCGCCGCCTTGGCCATGAGGGTATCCTGGCCATACTGGGCCATACCCCGCACCAGAAAAATTACTGCCGCCACCCCGGCCATAATCAAAATGGAGCGCACATCCCCCTCACCGATGTATTTGGCCATGCGTCCCACTAACCAGGCTAGGATAGGCCAAAAAAC is a window of Synechocystis sp. PCC 7338 DNA encoding:
- a CDS encoding ABC transporter ATP-binding protein, translating into MAFLCTLLFTVFWPILAWLVGRMAKYIGEGDVRSILIMAGVAAVIFLVRGMAQYGQDTLMAKAALNMALTLREQTYAHLQRLSLSYFEEAKTGDLSYRLTEDIDRIGEVVNKLFHDFVPSALQLVVVFGYMFYLNWALTCAVLVIAPLMAVLIGFFGEQLLKFSRRSQTRISNLSSLLTETLGAIRLVKAFAAEDYQLDLFREEAQQHRRSQFLAERMKALQFVVVGFLEAMGVVVLFCLAAWQISLGNLTGIEFISYVTGVAMLIDPISHITSNYNLFKQGEASVDRIFEIFALQPSVEDSPTAVPIDHLQGAVHYENVDFAYIEDKPVLSGINLQAQPGEMIALVGASGAGKSTLVNLLMRLHDVTGGCLRIDGHVIDRITLKSLRGQIAIVPQENILFSGTIAQNIAFGKTDLDLKAIEEAACIANAHQFITELSQGYYTYVGERGVTLSGGQRQRIAIARAILRNPSILILDEATSALDSESEALVQEALERIVQQRTVFVIAHRLATVRKATRIVVLERGEIVEMGSHQELMAHQGRYARFHAQQFAS
- the recF gene encoding DNA replication/repair protein RecF codes for the protein MYLKKLYLRAFRNYLEEEVEFSAQKTILVGNNAQGKSNLLEAVELLATLKSHRTSRDQELVLDGAASGQIKALLERQYSVAELEIGLRRSGRRNLRINQNQCRRQLDFLGCLNAVEFSCLDLDLVRGAPDCRRQWLDTLLTQLEPLYAHILAQYQHIVKQRNALLKSLRQQWETGLALGEELTASLKLWDQQLVEMGTRVARRRARGLARLAPLAQEWHGRISGGNETLTVTYQPNVIWEGDEPEIVHQAFLARLAQRRSAELHLGATVVGPHRDEVGFAIDETPARTYGSQGQQRTLVLALKLAELSLIETVIGEPPLLLLDDVLAELDLDRQGQLLMAIEDRFQTLITTTHLNRFDDRWRRSSQIIKVNGGQLEERWPSEID